In Oscillospiraceae bacterium, a genomic segment contains:
- a CDS encoding DegV family protein, with the protein MSYVLMTDSGSDLPHTYYRAHDLTMLSIYFSFGDKTVPDDAGQSMTYADFYRTVREGAMPTTSMVTPEDYTRAFEPVLASGRDILYLAFSSGLSGSCQGACMAAGELAKKYPDRRTVVIDSLCASLGQGLLMDYVVCQVRAGRSLDEVRAWVEENKMRLNHLVTVDDLMHLHRGGRVSRASAMMGTLIGIKPMIYVNHEGKLIVDSKKRGRRHALDRLVEWMGEYVDDTEFDAIAISHSDCEADAQYVADQVCKRYRVGRVIINYIGAVIGSHTGPGTVALFFLGKIRQR; encoded by the coding sequence ATGTCGTATGTGTTGATGACAGATTCCGGGAGCGACCTGCCGCACACCTACTATCGGGCGCACGATCTCACGATGCTCTCGATTTATTTTTCCTTTGGGGACAAAACCGTGCCGGACGACGCCGGGCAGAGCATGACATACGCGGACTTCTATCGGACCGTGCGCGAGGGAGCCATGCCGACCACATCGATGGTTACCCCGGAGGACTACACGCGGGCGTTTGAACCGGTGCTGGCGTCGGGGCGGGATATCCTGTATCTCGCGTTCAGCTCGGGACTGTCCGGGTCCTGTCAGGGCGCCTGCATGGCGGCGGGAGAACTGGCGAAGAAATATCCGGACCGCCGCACCGTGGTGATCGACAGCCTGTGCGCCTCTCTTGGGCAGGGGCTGTTGATGGACTATGTGGTCTGCCAAGTGCGTGCGGGCCGCTCGCTCGACGAGGTGCGCGCCTGGGTGGAGGAGAACAAGATGCGCCTCAACCATCTGGTCACGGTGGACGACCTCATGCACCTGCATCGGGGCGGACGCGTGTCGCGCGCCTCGGCTATGATGGGCACCCTGATAGGGATCAAGCCGATGATCTACGTGAACCACGAGGGGAAATTGATTGTGGATTCTAAGAAGCGGGGACGCCGCCACGCGCTGGACCGTTTGGTCGAGTGGATGGGGGAATATGTGGACGACACGGAGTTTGACGCGATCGCCATCAGCCACAGCGATTGCGAGGCGGACGCCCAGTATGTCGCGGATCAGGTCTGCAAACGGTACCGGGTGGGGCGCGTCATCATCAACTACATCGGCGCCGTCATCGGATCCCATACGGGTCCGGGTACGGTGGCGCTGTTCTTCCTCGGGAAGATCCGGCAGCGGTAG
- a CDS encoding YdcF family protein has translation MAGPVRRPPRDGRDKNSKKWKIKGGVSERPSLWALYWAPSAAAIGVAFTWIPGLSFLARLLWLSAAALAVYGLTALLGRRTRWRRLAHAARRVMQGLFLLLLLSFFAVEALIWSGAHSDPDTPVDCVLVLGAGLHGETPSAALAARLETAADYLRRHPEVPVIVSGGQGPGESISEAEAMHRYLVRRGVETERIRREGASTSTEENIRFSAALLPAGPLRVAVVSNEFHLYRARLLARRQGWIPVAVSAPTPYLYLKIAGFIREYASLLWTLW, from the coding sequence GTGGCGGGGCCCGTTCGGCGGCCGCCGCGAGACGGCCGCGATAAAAATAGTAAAAAATGGAAAATAAAGGGCGGCGTCTCTGAGCGCCCCTCGTTGTGGGCGCTCTATTGGGCGCCGTCGGCTGCCGCAATCGGTGTGGCGTTTACATGGATTCCGGGGCTCTCGTTTTTGGCGCGGCTTCTGTGGTTGAGCGCGGCGGCGCTCGCGGTCTACGGTCTGACCGCGCTGTTGGGCCGCCGCACCCGGTGGCGCCGTCTGGCTCACGCCGCGCGCCGGGTCATGCAGGGGTTGTTCCTGCTCCTTTTGCTGAGTTTTTTTGCGGTGGAGGCGCTGATCTGGTCCGGTGCGCACAGCGACCCGGATACACCGGTGGACTGTGTGCTGGTGCTGGGCGCCGGGCTGCATGGAGAGACGCCCTCTGCGGCGCTCGCGGCCCGGCTGGAGACGGCGGCCGACTATTTGCGCCGGCACCCGGAAGTGCCGGTGATCGTGTCGGGCGGGCAGGGGCCGGGCGAGAGCATCTCCGAGGCGGAGGCCATGCACCGCTATCTTGTGCGCCGTGGGGTGGAGACGGAGCGTATCCGCAGGGAGGGAGCCTCGACCAGTACGGAGGAGAACATACGATTTTCCGCCGCGTTGCTGCCCGCGGGGCCGTTGCGCGTGGCCGTCGTCTCCAATGAATTTCATCTCTACCGTGCCCGCCTGTTGGCGCGGCGGCAGGGCTGGATACCCGTTGCAGTCTCCGCTCCAACGCCGTATCTCTATTTAAAAATCGCCGGCTTCATCCGCGAATACGCCAGCCTTTTATGGACGCTCTGGTAG
- a CDS encoding ABC-F family ATP-binding cassette domain-containing protein, with protein sequence MIEIAVSGLGKAYGDNQVLLGLSMEVHSGEKVALVGANGAGKTTLLRILTGEERADGGTVSVAAGRRVGVLSQIPAYPLGYTAGDVLRTAFRPLIALRDEIERLALQMQSDHTPALLARYGALTTEFEMRGGFDMKTPLARVRTGLQIDDDLYGRAFDTLSGGEKTRVTLACLILTDPGLLLLDEPTNHLDIESVEWLEAYLARDKNTLLVVSHDRYFLDRVATRVIELEAGRAESYTGRYSDYAREKAARVKVQRERYEREQREKNRLLATARRMHDYAGGNAKLHRRAFAIEKRAERVEATGRPPAALGSFHVRFGETAFRAADVLRLHDIGKSYGRLLFRGVTLDVRGGERVGILGANGAGKTTLLRVLAGELALDAGQIWRGPSVRQAYLPQAVRFAHPERTLLDTLLYEQNETPQGARDRLGRFYFRGDDVFKQVESLSGGEKSRLMLCLLMKDQVNLLLLDEPTNHLDIRSREWMEEAVAAYGETLLFISHDRYFIARFATRLWVFGEDGRVEDFCGTFDEYRARAAQPPPERTKRAEPVPGTSAPADTVPKRGREQRVREARLRGLENEIGQREARLRAIEEEMARCATDAGVLTALLEEQSALTEARDALLEAWLSLSEV encoded by the coding sequence ATGATCGAAATCGCGGTATCGGGACTCGGCAAAGCCTATGGGGACAATCAAGTGCTGCTGGGTCTCTCGATGGAGGTTCACAGCGGGGAAAAGGTCGCGCTGGTCGGCGCCAACGGCGCCGGCAAGACGACGCTGCTGCGCATCCTCACAGGGGAGGAGAGAGCCGACGGGGGCACGGTGTCGGTGGCGGCCGGGCGGCGCGTCGGCGTGCTCTCGCAGATCCCGGCCTACCCGCTCGGGTACACGGCCGGCGATGTGTTGCGTACGGCCTTTCGGCCGCTCATCGCGCTGAGAGACGAGATTGAGCGGCTGGCGCTGCAGATGCAAAGCGACCACACGCCGGCGCTGCTGGCGCGTTATGGGGCACTGACCACCGAATTTGAGATGCGCGGCGGGTTTGACATGAAGACGCCGCTGGCCCGCGTGCGGACGGGGCTGCAGATTGACGACGACCTGTACGGCCGCGCCTTCGATACCCTCTCCGGCGGAGAGAAGACGCGGGTGACGCTGGCCTGTCTGATTCTCACGGATCCCGGCCTGTTGCTGCTCGACGAGCCGACGAACCATTTGGACATCGAGTCCGTCGAATGGCTGGAGGCGTACCTGGCGCGGGACAAAAACACCCTGTTGGTCGTCTCTCACGACCGGTATTTTCTGGACCGCGTCGCCACGCGCGTGATCGAGTTGGAGGCGGGCCGGGCCGAAAGCTACACCGGCCGTTACAGCGATTATGCGCGGGAGAAAGCCGCGCGCGTCAAGGTGCAGCGGGAGCGTTATGAACGGGAACAGCGGGAGAAGAACCGCCTGTTGGCCACGGCTCGGCGCATGCACGACTACGCCGGCGGCAACGCCAAACTGCACCGCCGGGCCTTTGCCATCGAGAAGCGGGCCGAGCGGGTCGAGGCGACCGGCCGGCCGCCGGCCGCGCTGGGGTCTTTCCACGTCCGGTTTGGAGAGACCGCCTTCCGGGCGGCCGACGTACTCCGCCTGCACGACATCGGGAAATCGTACGGTCGCCTGCTCTTTCGCGGCGTCACATTGGATGTGCGCGGCGGGGAACGCGTCGGCATTTTGGGCGCCAACGGCGCCGGCAAGACAACACTGCTGCGCGTGCTGGCCGGCGAACTGGCGCTGGACGCCGGCCAGATCTGGCGCGGTCCCTCGGTGCGGCAGGCGTATCTGCCGCAGGCCGTACGTTTTGCCCACCCGGAGCGCACGCTGCTGGACACGCTGCTTTACGAACAAAACGAGACGCCGCAGGGCGCGCGCGATCGGCTGGGGCGCTTTTATTTTCGGGGCGACGACGTATTCAAACAGGTGGAAAGTCTCTCCGGCGGTGAAAAAAGCCGGCTGATGCTGTGCCTGCTGATGAAAGATCAGGTCAATCTGTTGCTGCTCGACGAGCCGACGAACCATCTGGACATCCGCTCGCGCGAGTGGATGGAGGAGGCGGTGGCGGCCTACGGAGAGACACTGCTCTTCATTTCGCATGACCGCTATTTCATCGCGCGCTTTGCCACGCGGCTCTGGGTTTTCGGAGAGGACGGCCGTGTGGAAGATTTTTGCGGCACCTTCGACGAGTACCGAGCCCGAGCCGCCCAGCCCCCACCCGAGCGGACGAAGCGGGCGGAGCCCGTGCCTGGGACGTCCGCACCCGCGGACACAGTGCCCAAACGGGGTCGGGAACAGCGGGTGCGGGAGGCGCGTCTGCGGGGGTTGGAAAACGAGATCGGACAGCGGGAGGCGCGCCTGCGGGCGATTGAGGAGGAGATGGCGCGCTGCGCTACCGACGCCGGGGTCTTGACCGCCCTGCTTGAGGAGCAGAGCGCGCTTACAGAAGCGCGCGACGCCCTGCTTGAGGCGTGGCTGTCCCTGAGCGAGGTGTAG